The Silene latifolia isolate original U9 population unplaced genomic scaffold, ASM4854445v1 chrun_scaffold_16, whole genome shotgun sequence genome includes a region encoding these proteins:
- the LOC141637233 gene encoding uncharacterized protein LOC141637233, with protein sequence MMNFFTNKKRARAAVIEQEFSTLTLEAMPSLEAYCQRLKEIAVQLKDVDAAVTDQRLVLQLVCGLPSGYDATTAYINQTLPNFATACSMLEFEEHRQARREELSMALVALSSLTVHASGWVDQKPSSSNLPRAKC encoded by the coding sequence ATGATGAACTTCTTCACAAATAAAAAGCGTGCTCGCGCTGCTGTAATCGAACAAGAGTTCTCGACTCTCACGCTCGAGGCCATGCCATCCCTTGAAGCCTACTGCCAACGTCTCAAGGAAATTGCAGTTCAATTAAAAGATGTTGATGCCGCTGTCACTGATCAACGTCTCGTACTCCAACTGGTTTGTGGTTTACCATCCGGGTACGACGCTACAACCGCCTATATCAACCAGACCCTTCCCAATTTTGCCACCGCGTGTAGCATGTTGGAATTTGAAGAACATCGTCAAGCGAGACGTGAAGAGCTCTCTATGGCGTTGGTCGCTCTTTCCTCTCTTACCGTACACGCCTCGGGTTGGGTTGACCAGAAGCCCTCGTCTTCCAACCTACCACGTGCtaaatgttag
- the LOC141637234 gene encoding uncharacterized protein LOC141637234: MVILRSFSTFSHAPGLQMNPSKTNAFFNGVPSDVKHEILQISGVQEGLLSFKYLGVPITCGRMSKMDCSILVEKLITRIRSFGSQKLSYSERLVLVSSVLTALYNYWVNIFVIPKGVLNKSIPSVGIIYGMEGLTLSDVQE; encoded by the coding sequence atGGTTATTTTGAGATCCTTCTCCACCTTTTCTCATGCCCCTGGTCTCCAAATGAATCCTTCTAAGACTAATGCTTTTTTTAATGGGGTCCCTAGTGATGTTAAGCATGAGATACTACAAATTTCTGGGGTTCAAGAAGGCCTCCTGTCCTTCAAGTATCTTGGAGTCCCCATTACCTGTGGCAGAATGTCAAAAATGGATTGTAGTATTCTGGTGGAGAAACTAATCACTCGCATAAGAAGTTTTGGTTCCCAAAAATTGTCATACTCTGAGAGATTGGTGTTAGTGTCCTCTGTCCTCACTGCTCTTTACAACTACTGGGTGAATATCTTTGTTATACCTAAGGGTGTGCTCAACAAGTCAATTCCATCTGTAGGAATTATCTATGGGATGGAGGGCCTGACTTTATCAGATGTCCAAGAGTGA